AGGGCCCTCTTGTATTCTCTTTCGAGAAACCCCCTTTTCACTCCGGTTTGAATATGTTCCCAGGGGAAGACTTCGTCCATGGCCCTCTCCCGGTAAAGGTAGAAATCCGGGTCAAGGCCTGCTGCCTCCACGGCCTTCTCCCACACCTCCCTTTTGAAATGTTCTCCCCAGGCGTCGAATCGGGCCCCTGAACGCCAGGCCGAAACCAGGACCTCCGTGAGCCTCCTGTCTCCCCGGGAAAAGATTCCTTCCAGCCAGCTCATATCGGGTTGATTCCACTTAACCCTAACCCTTCGCTCGCGCTTAAAGGCCCGCTGGACCATTTCGATGCGCCTTCTCCCTTCCTCCAAGGAAATCTGGGGGACCCACATGAACGGGGTGTGTGATTTCGGCACGAAAAGGGCGATACTGATGTTCAATTGCGTCTTTTTCCCCTTGCCCCTGGCCATCCCAAGGACCTCCCTTGAGAGGCGAATGATATCCTCAACGTCTTCCTCTTCCTCTCCGGGCAACCCGACCATGAAGTACAGCTTGATCAGGCGCCACCCCGCCCGGTAGACCTCCCGGGCCGTGTCGAGAATCTCCTGGGTGGAAAGGCCCTTGTTGATGATGCGGCGCATGCGATCGTTCCCGGCCTCGGGCGCCAGGGTGAACCCTGTCTTCCTGACCCGCTTGATCTCTTCGAGCCATTGGGGGTCCAAGCTGTCCACCCTAAGAGAAGGGAAGCTCACCGCCACCTTGAAGCTCGATTGCTGATCCATAAGGGCCTTGAGGAGAGGTCCGATGGAACAATAGTCCCCGGTACTCAGGGAAAGCAGTGAGACTTCCTCGAATCCTGTCAGTCGAAGTGCCTTCTCCGCACATTCCAAAATCTTGCCGGGCTCCCTCTCCCGAACGGGACGATAGATCATCCCCGCCTGGCAAAACCGGCATCCGCGGGTGCAACCCCTCGCGATCTCGATCGCCAGCCGGTCATGGACCAGGGAGGTGAAGGGAACGACCTGGGCAACGGGGAAGGGATGGCGGTTAAGGTCCGGGACCAGGGCCTTTCGTACCTTTTCGAGTCCGGGGACTGCCGATTCGATACGGCGGACGGTTCCGCCCTGACGGTAATGAATCCGGAAGAAAGAAGGGACGTAAAGTCCCTGGATCCCTCTCAGGGCCTCGAGGATTTCCTCTTTACTCCTGACCCCGGACTTTTTCGCCTCCCTGACTCTCTCACAGATCTCTGGAAACGCTTCCTCTCCGTCCCCGATGAGTACTGCGTCAAACAAATGGGCTACCGGCTCGGGGTTGAAGCAGGCCGGCCCCCCCGCGATGACCAAAGGGAAGGGTTTTTCCCGGTCTTTTGTGAAGAAGGGAATCCGGGCCAGGTCCAGCATGGTGAGGACGTTGGAAAAGGAGAGCTCATGCTGAAGGCTGAATCCCAGGATGTCAAAGACGAACAGGGGACGCCCGGTCTCCAGGGTGCATAAGGGGATATCCCGTTCCCTCAGCTCCTCCTCAAGGTCGATCCACGGGCAAAACACCCTCTCACAGGCCAACCACTCGTACCCGTTTAGGATATGATAAAGGATCCTCAATCCCATGTGGGACATTCCCACCTCGTACACATCGGGAAACGCCAAGGCCACGGACAGTTCAACGGAATCGGGATCTTTTCGAACGGAATGGATTTCGTTCCCCAGGTACCTGCTGGGCCGGGTGATCGAAGAGAACCAACTCTGCTCCAGGAAATTCATTTATCCGAATCCTTTCTTGGTAAGCGGAGAATGTACCACACTGCGTCCTACTCTCAAATCATGAAACAGACTTTGCCTTGAATCGAGGCCCATCCTCCGATCCCAAAAGGAGATCCTTGCAAAACGCCCGCTTTTGCATAAGCCTCAAGGTATCCGGGAATGGTCAGGTTCCGGAGACTGGCAGGGCGCTTTTATCAGGAAAGTTTGGAGACGGTGAAGGGGAGGCGGATGATCACCTCAGCACCCCCCCCGGGGTGGTTTTTCCCGTGGACTTCCCCCTTCAGGCCCTCCACGATCCGCTTGACGATGGCCAGTCCGAGTCCTGAACCCTTCGCCTTTGTCGTATAGAAGGGGGTGAAGAGATTCTCAAGGGCCTCTTCCCTGAAACCCTCTCCCGTGTCCCGGATCACGATTTCCGCCATCTCCCGGTGACCCGAGGAGGGGTTTTCTGTGACGGTCTTCCCCGTTCGGACGAGAATGGTTCCGCCCTTGGGCATGGCCTCCACCGCATTCAAATAAAGATTCCAGAGGACCTGCTTGATCTGTTCGGGATCCGACTCGATACTCAGGGGCTCTGTCAGTTCGGTTTTCACCTGGACATGATCCTGCCATCTCTCGGTGTTTCGAAAAAGCTCAAGGGATTCCAGGATCAACTGATTCAGGTCCAGGCGTCGAAAATTGGCGGGTCTCGGCCTTGCGAAGAGGAGAAAATCACTGACCAGGGAATTGAGCCGGTTGATTTCCCTCAAGACGATATCCATCAGCCGTTGATGGATGCTGTCCCGCCCCATCTCTTCCTTAAGCATCTGGACGGAGCCGCTGATGGAGGCCATCGGGTTTCTGATCTCATGGGCAATGCCGGCCGCCAATTCTCCGACCATGGCAAGGCCCTCCACCCTCTTCATCTCGTCCTCGATCTTGCGGATCTCAGTCATGTCCTGGATGACCAGGATCCGCCCCACCTCGCCTGCCTCGGAGAGGTGAAATGTGGAAACGGAGAGGCGAAGGAACCTTTCTTCTCCGTCCTTTCTCTTGAAGGGGAAATCGATGAAGCCGGGAGTAAAAGAAGTTTCGGAATCGCTCCGGCGGGTTTCCTCATTCAGAAGATCTCCCAGAACAGGCAGAACATCCCTGACGGGACGCCCGATGGATTCCCTTGCCGAAATGCCGAAAATGGCCTCCGCAGCAGGATTGAAAAGGATCACCCTCCCCCGGTGATTCAGCGTGATCAGACCCGAGGTGATGCTGCGGATAATTCTTTCATTGAGGGCCTCCAACTTAAGGATATCATTCTGCCGGGCCTTTAATTCGACACTGCCTTTTCTCACCTGCTCGGAGAGGAAGCTGGCCAGGAATGCCACAAGGTAAAATGCGGCGGAATTGACGAGAATGGAATAGAAAATCTCCCCTTCCAGGTAGGCAGGGGGGGAAACCATCCGACTTCCAAAAGGATGGATGATTTCGTAATAATGGAGGGCGAGGAGGAGCCCGTAGAGAAGGCTGCTGGCCGTTGCGATGATGAGACCTCCTCTCCTGTACAGAAGCATGCAGGCATTGATGATGGTTAGGATATAGAGAAAAGAGAAGATGCTGTCCATGCCCCCGGTGGTGTAAATTATCGCGGTCACCAGCCCGGTATCGACCAGGAGCTGGACATAGGCCAGCCTGACGAGGGAGCGCAGGCGCTTCAGGAAAAGAATGTACCAGAAGGTGAGAAAATAAATGACTACGATGAGAAAATAATGGGAGGCCTGGATGGGGCCGAAATAAGTCTGGGTCTGCCTGATCTGCAGGAAGATGGAGGCACCCAACAGGAGGGTGACGAAAAGCACCCTCAAAAACATCAGTTTTTGAAGACGCCTCGCAATCTCCAATCGAGTAGTGTTTGGCGCTGTATCGCCCATTGCACCGGCGACTAACCCATTGCCGCGGCCATCTGGAAAATGGGCAGGTACATGGCGATCACCAGTCCTCCGATTGAACCGCCCAGGAAAACCATGAGAAGAGGTTCCAGCATGGAGGTCAAGGCGGCTACCGCGGCGTCCACCTCGTCGTCATAGAAATCGGCGATTTTGCCGAGCATGGTATCCAGGGCGCCGGTCGCCTCCCCCACGGAAATCATCTGGATCACCATGCCGGGGAAAATGTCGTTTTCAGAGAGGGGCTCCGCGATTGTCTGACCCTCCGCGATGCTTCCTCGCACCTCGAGGATGATCTCCTCAAGGACCACGTTTCCAGAGGTCCTTGCCACGATATCCAGGGCGTCCAGGATCGGAACCCCGCTGGAAATCATGGTTCCCAGGGTTCTCGTAAACCGGGCCACGGCCACCTTTTTAAGGAGCACCCCGAAAATGGGGAGTTTCAGGGCAAGAGCGTCCGTGACCTTCCGCCCTGACTTGGTGGCCCGGTACCTCTTAAAACCGTAAATAAGGGCTGCGATGGCCAAAATCAGCCAAATCACATTGCTCTTGACGAAGCGGCTCATGTTCACCACAAGCTGTGTAGGGGCGGGCAGGCCTGCTCCGAAACTGGAGAACATGTCTTCAAAAACAGGTATCACGAAGATGAGGATAACCGCGATTACGATAATGGCGATCGCCATGACCACGATCGGATAGGTCATAGCCCCCTTGATCTGGCCTTTGAGTTTTTGGGCCTTTTCAATATATTCAGCCAGTCTGCGGAGGATCGTATCCAGGATTCCACCCAGTTCACCCGCCGCCACAAGGTTGACATAAAGATCATCGAACACCTGGGGATGCTTCCGCATGGCATCAGCAAGGGTGGTTCCACTTTCCACATCCCTTGTAATCTCTTTCAATATTTTCTTAAAGGTGGAATTCTCCGCCTGTTCCGCCAAGATAGAAAGCCCTTGAACAAGTGGAAGGCCTGCATCGATCATGGTCGAAAACTGGCGGGTGAAAATGACCAGGTCTTTTGTCGTGACCTTCGGTTGGAGAAAAGAGATATTCTCAAAGAGATCCTTTGGTTTCGGTTTCAGTTTTTTGACGGTGAAATTGCGCTTTTTCAGTTGACTGAGCGCGATTTTCTCGTTGGCGGCCTCGATTTCTCCTTTTAATTTTCTTCCCTTCTTAGTTTCCGCGACCCACAGATATACCGGCATTTGTATTCCTCCTCAGGCCCTTCCTGCAGGCCAAAGGCATTGGCTTTTACCCCACCCATCGGAAATTTCTGACATTGGAAACTAAATTTTACATAATATACAAATATGTTTTTAATGTCAAGGATGGTTATCCCCAACCCTCAGGCCTTGTGACTTGTCTCTCTCCCGCCCGGAGACTTCTTTGTTTCCGAGCTCTGGATCATTTCTTCTTGACAATTGAACCTCGTTCAGTGATATAAGGAGCGCTTACGTCTCTATTTTATCAGCAAAGGAGGATTTTGTTGTGAGTGAAGTTACAGCTCCCATGGGTGGGAAAGTGCTGGATGTCAAGGTGAACGTGGGTGATACGGTCAATGAAGGCGACGAAGTACTGATACTTGAAGCCATGAAGATGGAATTGCCGGTTGTCGCGACGGCATCCGGGACCGTGAAGGAAATCAAGTGTAACAAGGGAGATGCCGTCGAAGCCGAGGCGGTTCTCATCGTCCTGGAATAGTTCGATCCAAATTTTATATACCGGCTCGTCAAAAACCTGTTTCTTGGAGGCTCCCCGATGTCCATTCGGGAAAGGATCGAGGAACTGGAGAAAAGAAACCTCCAGGCGGAACTGGGCGGTGGACAGGCCCGCATAGAACAACAACATGCCAAGGGCAAAATGACAGCTCGGGAGCGGATTGATGCGCTCCTGGACAAGGGCAGCTTCCAAGAGATAGACAAATTCGTGGTGCACCGCTGCCATGACTTCGGGATGGAAAAAAAGAAGATCCCCGGGGACGGTGTGGTAACGGGTTACGGCACGATCGACGGGCGCAACGTGTTCGTCTTTTCTCAGGATTTCACTGTCTTCGGCGGTTCCTTGAGTGGCCCCTTCGGGGAAAAGATCTGCAAGATCATGGACCTGGCCCTTAAGAGCGGGGCCCCTGTCATCGGCCTCAATGATTCGGGAGGAGCCAGGATCCAGGAAGGGGTCGTCAGCCTGGGAAGCTATGGAGAGATCTTTAAACGGAACGTCTGGGCCTCAGGTGTCGTTCCACAGATCTCCGTGATCATGGGTCCGTGTGCTGGGGGAGCCGTATACTCTCCGGCGCTTACGGACTTCATTATCATGGTCAAGAAGACCAGTAACATGTTCATTACCGGCCCCCAGGTCATCAAGGAGGTCACGGCCGAAGAGGTGACCCCGGAAGAGCTTGGGGGGGCCCTCACCCACAACACCAAGAGTGGAGTGGCCCATTTCGCCGAGGATTCCGACCAGGCCGCCCTTGCCAGGGTCAGGGAACTCCTGAGTTACCTTCCCTCCAATTACCGGGAAAAGCCGCCGGTGGTTCCTTGCACCGACAGCCCTGACCGGACGGACGAATCCCTTAACTCCATTGTCCCTGACAATCGAAGATTGCCCTATGACATGAAAGTCATTATTCGATCCGTCCTTGACCGGGACTCCTTTCTGGAAATCCAAGAACGTTATGCCAGGAATATGATCATCGGGTTCGGTCGCCTGAATGGGCATGTGGTGGGAATCGTGGCGAACCAGCCGAAGTTCCTAGCCGGCTGCCTGGACATCGATGCTTCCTTGAAATGCTCTCGCTTCGTGCGTTTTTGTGATTGCTTCAATATCCCACTGATTACCTTTGTGGACGTCCCCGGCTTCCTTCCCGGGGTTCAACAGGAGTACGGCGGCATCATCAAACACGGGGCGAAAATCATCTATGCTTACTGTGAAGCCACCGTTCCCAAGATCACCGTAATCACCAGGAAGGCTTACGGCGGGGCCTATGATGTCATGTCCAGCAAGCACCACGGCGGAGATATCAACTACGCCTTCCCTTCTGCTGAGATTGCAGTCATGGGTGCCAGGGGGGCCGTGAACATTATCTTCCGGAAGGAAATTGCAGAGGCCGATGATCCGGAAGGCACCAGGGAACGCCTGATCAACGAATACAGGAACAACTTTTCCACCGTTTTCAAGGCAGCGGAACTGGGTTATATCGACCAGGTGATCCTCCCCGAAAAAACGCGCCCCTTGCTCATCAAGGCCCTCATGATGCTCAAGAACAAGAGGGAATCCATACCGGAGCGGAGACACGGGAACATCCCACTCTAATGAAGCTCCCCGCTCCAAGCAGCGAGGTAGTATCTTAAGCGGAATGGCGACAGAGTCAATACCGCTTTCGCGCAAAAGGGCTTCGGCGCGCTCACCCGCCATTCCCCCATGTAGCAAGCTTCAGGTATAAAAAACCCCTTCCCCCCACGGGGAGAAGAGGTTTTTGTATCCCGGTAGTTTGACGTCCAGGTCCACGGGAGGAGCGCTGAAGAGAGACCTTTGAAAAACGCCCCCACCCCGGGCGTTAAGCGGCCGTCTTTTTCACGGCCTCGGCCTTCTTTACGGAGCGGGAGATAATACTTCCCGCGATGGACATAGCCAGGAATAAAACCAAAAGGACCACGAAAACACCCACGAATCGCAGGATCAGAGTCCCGATAATCCAGGTCCAATTGTCCTTCATGATGACTATGCGGGTACCTCCATCGACCGGCTCCTTGGAGATGGTTACGGAGTGCCACTTCAAGTTGGAATCATCCTCGATATAAGTGGCATCCTTCCAATCCCGAATTTTGATGTCTTTCAGCTTTTTAAAGGCGTCTTTATAAAATTTTAGGACCTCGTTATGGGTCATGGGAACTGTCATTTCGAGGCGCTTATCCGTCTTCTTGATCAGCTTGCCCCCAGGAACCAACGGAACATCCAGGAAACTTTCCCCACAAATGCCCGGACCGGCCCCAAAGAAAACCAATGAAACCATCACCAGCAATATTTTCTTCATTTTTTATCCCCCTGCGTTTCTTCTTAACGGGTTTGCCCTAGTCGAACATTGCGATAAACATCCCGGCGGCCGCCGCCGAACCGATTACGCCGGCCAAATTCGGGCCGATGGCATGCATCAGCAGGTGATTGGTCTTATCGTAACGAAGCCCTTGCACCTGGGAGACCCGCGCTGCCATTGGAACCGCCGAAACGCCGGCAGACCCGATAAGGGGATTGATCTTCTCTTTCAAGAAGAGGTTCATGATCTTCACCGTGAGTATGCCGCCGACCGTGCAGACTGCGAAATCGATGAGACCCAGACCGAAGATGAACAGCGGTTTCCAGCTAAGGAAGTTATCCGCATGCATTGTAGCCCCTACAGAGATGCCCAAGAATATGGTAACGATATTCATGAGGGCCCCTTGGGCTGTTTCTGTAAGGCGCGCCACCGCACCGCTCTCTTTCATCAGGTTACCCAGCATGAACATGCCCATCAGAGGGGTGACCGAGGGAACGAGGAGGGTGATAATTCCGGCGGTCACCAGGGGAAAGAGCATCTTTTCCTGCTTCGATACAGGCCTGAGCTGCCGCATCCTGATCTTTCTCTCCTCGGCGGTCGTCATGAGCTTCATGATACCCGGCTGAATAAGGGGTACCATGGCCATGTAAGAATAGGCGGCCAAGGCATTCGGCCCCAACAACTGCGGGGCGAGATGCTGCGTCAGGTAGATAGTCGTAGGACCGTCGGCCCCACCGATGATTCCCACGGAAGCCGCCTCCTTAAGAGTGAAACCGGCAAGGACTGTACCGGTGAAGGTAACGAAGACCCCGAGCTGGGCCCCTGCCCCGATCAACAGGGTCTTGGGATTGGCGATGAGGGGCCCGAAATCCGTCATGGCCCCCAATCCCAGAAAAATGATACAGGGGATGACCTCCCATTCGAGCCCGTAATGATAGAAGATACGCAACAGCTCTCCGTGGCCATCGGACCATCCCATGAGGGGAACCAATGGAAAATTGACGATGAAGATCCCGAATCCAATGGGAAGGAGGAGAAGCGGCTCATATTTCTTGGCAATGGCCAGGTACATAAAAAAACACCCGACTCCCCACATGATGACCAGCTTGAAACTGAAATTCATTACTCCAGTGGTGTAGATGATGCCCGACAACATGTCCAGAATTTCATTGGCATTCATGTTCCCGTACTCCCGTTCCAGGTTTTCAAAAGATTAGGGGCCTGAAGGACTCTCTGCCCCGACTGATTGAAATGGACATTACCCTTTTTCCCCGGGGAGTCTTCAGGGGCCTACTCTCTTGTTTACGGAATTCAGCAGGCCTCGCCGACCATTCCCGGTTGCAACTATACGATGCTCCCGTTTTTCAGAACGATCTTGAGAAACAGGCCGATTGCCTGATATTAATTAGTAGTGTCCATCCACAAATGTATTTTGGGCACCGGCCGGGTTTTTAATCCAGAAAGGATCTGTTTTTTTTGCAAGATCAAGGAAACCCGCGGCCTGCCCAAAGGCGGGAGACCAAACAAAGCGCGGAGACGTGCTTTGGAGCATCGCACAACTAATCCCGCACATCGGCTCCCCTTGTCACGCCGTAGCTGTAACCAAGGCGGAAGATTATGAAAAAAGAGCCATTTATGGATGGAAATCAGTTACATTGTAGCCATAATTGAGCTACCAGTCTTTGTCAATAATAAAAATTCACCCATACAGTATTTTAAAGCTAAAAGCACCAACACCGGAAACCTGATCCCTGTCTTGAACCAGGGAATTCACACCTACTCGATGGAGCGCGAGGGGAAGAAAAAACCCCGCGCGCCCGCTATCAACCTTCATGGGGGACAAAAATGACTGAAAAGAACGATTTCAAACGATTACAGGCCAGGCAGGACGCTTGGAACGAAGGCGTCGAAAAAAAACTGGCCAAGTATCCGGAAAGGAAAAAAATATTTTTAAACACTTCCGGTATCCCTGTCAAGCGACTTTATTCTCCCCTCGATACCCGGGACCTTGACTATCTCTCCGGGCTGGGTTTCCCGGGAGAATTTCCTTTCACCCGAGGTGTCCAGCCGACCATGTACAGAGGCCGTTACTGGACCATGCGACAATATGCAGGATTCGCCACGGCCGAGGAATCCAACCGGAGATTTCGCTTTCTCTTGGAACAAGGGCAGACTGGCCTCTCCGTGGCCTTCGACCTCCCAACCCAGATCGGCTACGATTCAGACCACGAAATGGCCATCGGCGAGGTCGGCAAGGTGGGGGTCGCCATCGATTCCTTGGAAGACATGGAGGTCCTCTTTGACGGCATTCCCCTGGACAAGGTGAGCACCTCCATGACCATCAATGCTCCTGCTTCAATCCTCCTGGCCATGTATATCGCGGTCGCTGAAAAGCAGGGGGTGAATCCGGAAAAGCTCAGGGGGACGATCCAGAACGACATTCTGAAGGAATACAGTTCAAGGGGAACTTATATCTTTCCCCCCAAGCCCAGCATGCGTCTAATTACGGACGTGTTCGCTTTCTGCTCTGAGAAAGTCCCCCTGTGGAACACTATCAGCATAAGCGGGTACCATATCCGTGAGGCCGGATCCACAGCCGTCCAGGAGGTGGCCTTCACCTTGGCCAACGGCATCGCTTACGTTCAGGCGGCCCTCGATGCCGGACTCGATGTCGACGCCTTCGGCCCCCGACTTTCTTTCTTCTTCAACGCTCACCTCGACTTCTTCGAAGAGGTGGCCAAATTCAGGGCCGCCAGGCGCCTGTGGAGCCGGATCATGAAGGAACGGTTCGGGGCCAAGAACCCCAGGTCCATGATGATCCGGTTTCACACCCAGACCGCCGGTTGCACACTCACCGCTCAGCAGCCCCAGAACAACATCGTGAGGGTGGCCTTTCAGGCCCTGGCTGCCGTTCTGGGCGGCACCCAGTCCCTCCATACCAATTCCATGGACGAGGCCCTCTGCCTCCCGTCGGAAGAGGCCGTTCGAATCGCCCTCCGGACCCAGCAAATCATCGCCCACGAGACCGGGGTAGCGGACACAGTCGATCCCCTTGGCGGTTCCTATTACATCGAGACCCTAACGGATGAAATCTGCCGGAGAGCCGAGGAGTACATCCGGAAAATTGATGAAATAGGCGGGGCCGTGAGTGCCGTTGAGAAGGGTTTCATCCAGAAAGAGATTCAGGAGAGTGCCTATCGCTATCAAAAGGAAATCGAAAAGGAGGAACGGATCGTCGTGGGACTGAACCGCTACTTGAGCGACGAGGAAAGGCCGGGGCGCCTTCTCAGGGTGAATCCTGCGGTCCGAACAGCTCAAATGGAAAGGCTTGAAAGCCTTAGATCCAAAAGAGACAGCAGAAGGGTACGGCAATGCCTGAAGGACCTGAGAAGGGCCGCCGGGGGAACCGAAAACCTGATGTTCCCTATCCTGGAGGCCGTAAGGGCCTATGCTACCTTGGGGGAAATGTGCAGCGTCTTGAGAGAGGTCTTCGGCGAGTATCGCCAGGTCTCTCCCTTTGCCTAGCCTTCCCCCGACTCAAGGTGTAGTCATGATTTCATGCCACGGCATCCGGTAAAATGGGGGACAGATCCGTCCATGAAGTAATACCCTTTTTTTCCTCGAACAGGAAAGGTTGAAAACCTATCTTTTTCTCAAGAATCACGGAGGTGACAAGGTGAACAACCACAGAAAAATCCGTGTACTGGCTGCAAAGCCCGGACTTGACGGTCATGACAGGGGGATCAAGGTCATTGCCAGCGCGCTCATGGATGCGGGCATGGAGGTCATCTACACGGGACTCCGACAAACCCCCAAGCAAATCGTGGAGGCCGCTATCCAGGAGGACGTGGACGTGATCGCCCTGAGCATCCTCTCCGGTGCCCATGACTATCTCTTCCCCAAGGTTATGGAATTGCTTCGGGAAAGGGGTGCCGACGATATCCTTGTCCTGGGAGGAGGAATCATACCGGAGGAGGATGTTCCTGCCCTCAAGGCCTGTGGGATAGCCGAGATCTTCGGCCCCGGCACTCCCACCACCACGATCATCGATTTCATCCGCTCAAGGGTCAAGTGAAGTTCCGACTGATCCTGAAATAAAAACAGCCCCCCTTCTCCCCGGCAAGGGGAGACGAGGGGCCGCAATAGATTTATATTCGGTTAGAAAAAGGATTCCTTTATTCGTTCTTCCAGACCGGCTTTCGTTTTTCCAGGAAGGCCTTCAATCCTTCCATTGCATCGTGGCTGGTCATTAGTTCGTCCAGGTAAATCTTCTCGATGGCCTGGAGCGAGGGCTCCAGGTCGTCCATCAACCCGACCATGATCGCCTTCTTGGTTTTCCTCAAGACCTCCGCGCTCAGGCCGAGATATGGTTTGATGAATTCCTCGGTTGCTGATTCCAGTTCCTCCTTTGAAACCACCTTGTTGACCAGCCCCATGGCCCTGGCCTCCTCCGCCGAGATAATCCTGCCGCTCAGGATAAGATCCATGGCCGCCTTACGCCCCATGATCCGGGGCATGATATGGGCGGCGATAGGGGGAAACACCCCCACCTGGATCTCGGGCTGGCCGAACTTGGCACCTTCTTCGGCGATAACCAAGTCGCAGAATACAGCCAATTCGCACCCGCCTCCCAGGCACGAGCTGAACACGGATGCCACAGTGGGGATCCCCAGCCTGTCCATCAGCCGGAACATCTTGTGAAAGGCCTCGATCATCTTAGGGGCCAAATCGCCCATATGCTCGCCGACGTCCACGCCCGCGGAGAAACACTTGCCCTTGGCGTTGAAAAGTACGATCTTCAGGTCTTTCTGCCCCTGCCAGGATTCAAGGACCCCGTTGATCTCGTTCATCATGGCGATATTCAGGACATTAACAGGGGGCCTGTTGAGGGTGATGGTCCCCAGCCCGTCCTTCAATTCGACCTCGATGTGTTCGTATCCCATGACCTATCCACTCCTTTCCATCAAACAAAAAGGGCAGGCGGGCCTGCCGTTCCGGCCCTGCCTGCCATGGTCAAACACAGAAAAGAGACCACCCGGACTACTTCTGAGGTTTCCCAAGCACCTCTGCATACATATTGTAGTCCCAGATCTTGCAGTCTGCGATGTTCTGGCGGAACTTGATGAAGTCGATGGTGTCCATGCCGGTGATCTTTTTGGTGTTGAAGGCCGCGAACCCAAGGAAGGCCTCCCCGGCCATGTTGGCCGCCAGCCAGTGCCTGTTGTAGTTTTTGGAGTAATCCCAGAAGAATTTCTTCTTGGCCCGGACCGAGTCGATGGACTTGATCAGGCACCCGGGGAAGAGGTTGGTGAAGGTCCACACGATCTTGTCCACTTCCCTGTCAAGCAGTTCGAAATCGGCCTTGTCCTGGTACTCCTTCAAGATGGCCCTGCCTTCCTTGAAGGCCTCGCCGGTCTTGAATTCGCCGTACACGATCTCGCCGTCCCTGACGTAGGTCTCGGTCTCCACCGTAGGATTGCGCACCCACTTGCCGTCGATCTTGAGGACGGGCACCACCTTGCTGATGAGGTTCTTGGCCTTCATCTTGTAAGCCGACCACATCTCGCAAGAGACGCAGTTCCACATAGCATCTTCCATGTTGAGGAACCAGGGCAGGAAGTCGGAGGAACCGCCGTCCGGCGCGGAACCGTGTCTGGGTCCTGCCTGGCCGAAGAT
This Deltaproteobacteria bacterium DNA region includes the following protein-coding sequences:
- a CDS encoding sodium ion-translocating decarboxylase subunit beta, giving the protein MNANEILDMLSGIIYTTGVMNFSFKLVIMWGVGCFFMYLAIAKKYEPLLLLPIGFGIFIVNFPLVPLMGWSDGHGELLRIFYHYGLEWEVIPCIIFLGLGAMTDFGPLIANPKTLLIGAGAQLGVFVTFTGTVLAGFTLKEAASVGIIGGADGPTTIYLTQHLAPQLLGPNALAAYSYMAMVPLIQPGIMKLMTTAEERKIRMRQLRPVSKQEKMLFPLVTAGIITLLVPSVTPLMGMFMLGNLMKESGAVARLTETAQGALMNIVTIFLGISVGATMHADNFLSWKPLFIFGLGLIDFAVCTVGGILTVKIMNLFLKEKINPLIGSAGVSAVPMAARVSQVQGLRYDKTNHLLMHAIGPNLAGVIGSAAAAGMFIAMFD
- a CDS encoding methylmalonyl-CoA mutase family protein; translated protein: MTEKNDFKRLQARQDAWNEGVEKKLAKYPERKKIFLNTSGIPVKRLYSPLDTRDLDYLSGLGFPGEFPFTRGVQPTMYRGRYWTMRQYAGFATAEESNRRFRFLLEQGQTGLSVAFDLPTQIGYDSDHEMAIGEVGKVGVAIDSLEDMEVLFDGIPLDKVSTSMTINAPASILLAMYIAVAEKQGVNPEKLRGTIQNDILKEYSSRGTYIFPPKPSMRLITDVFAFCSEKVPLWNTISISGYHIREAGSTAVQEVAFTLANGIAYVQAALDAGLDVDAFGPRLSFFFNAHLDFFEEVAKFRAARRLWSRIMKERFGAKNPRSMMIRFHTQTAGCTLTAQQPQNNIVRVAFQALAAVLGGTQSLHTNSMDEALCLPSEEAVRIALRTQQIIAHETGVADTVDPLGGSYYIETLTDEICRRAEEYIRKIDEIGGAVSAVEKGFIQKEIQESAYRYQKEIEKEERIVVGLNRYLSDEERPGRLLRVNPAVRTAQMERLESLRSKRDSRRVRQCLKDLRRAAGGTENLMFPILEAVRAYATLGEMCSVLREVFGEYRQVSPFA
- a CDS encoding cobalamin B12-binding domain-containing protein; this encodes MNNHRKIRVLAAKPGLDGHDRGIKVIASALMDAGMEVIYTGLRQTPKQIVEAAIQEDVDVIALSILSGAHDYLFPKVMELLRERGADDILVLGGGIIPEEDVPALKACGIAEIFGPGTPTTTIIDFIRSRVK
- a CDS encoding enoyl-CoA hydratase/isomerase family protein, yielding MGYEHIEVELKDGLGTITLNRPPVNVLNIAMMNEINGVLESWQGQKDLKIVLFNAKGKCFSAGVDVGEHMGDLAPKMIEAFHKMFRLMDRLGIPTVASVFSSCLGGGCELAVFCDLVIAEEGAKFGQPEIQVGVFPPIAAHIMPRIMGRKAAMDLILSGRIISAEEARAMGLVNKVVSKEELESATEEFIKPYLGLSAEVLRKTKKAIMVGLMDDLEPSLQAIEKIYLDELMTSHDAMEGLKAFLEKRKPVWKNE
- the oah gene encoding 6-oxocyclohex-1-ene-1-carbonyl-CoA hydratase gives rise to the protein MSLTGGLEWVPREDGKKDHLLHTDVHWGTEAPCTVYEKKPIVDPKTGKEVDGLYTAWIRLNNPRQYNSYTTEMVKGVIAGFENASLDRSVVAVVFTGTGPYAFCTGGNTKEYSEYYSMRPDEYGQYMELFNHMVDSILMCKKPVICRVNGMRVAGGQEIGMACDIAISSDLAIFGQAGPRHGSAPDGGSSDFLPWFLNMEDAMWNCVSCEMWSAYKMKAKNLISKVVPVLKIDGKWVRNPTVETETYVRDGEIVYGEFKTGEAFKEGRAILKEYQDKADFELLDREVDKIVWTFTNLFPGCLIKSIDSVRAKKKFFWDYSKNYNRHWLAANMAGEAFLGFAAFNTKKITGMDTIDFIKFRQNIADCKIWDYNMYAEVLGKPQK